In Nymphalis io chromosome 13, ilAglIoxx1.1, whole genome shotgun sequence, the genomic stretch gaaataatttggaTAAAATGATACTGAAGTTTCTAaactttctttatattaaataaatcaatagaaaataattataattttgaaatagctTTCTGTTATATTCgatttaaagaattattaagcTGAATAAACCgacataattacattatatataaatcatgcAATTTGTCTTTGTCGAATAAGGGTGAGATCCGTTTTATACTGGGGCTTCTTAAACTGTGGGTCGCGAATCCCTAGAGAAACGCGTAATAAAATATAGGGGTCGGTAAggatactataattataaagccGCGATTTTGTTCTTAATATCAGGTAGATagcttagtattatatatttagctgccttaaaaaattaataagttccCTCTGTTGAAAAAGTTTCataatgtactttattttaaaattatgaatattttattagtctAGTAAAGTAATAAGGAAAGCACAAACAGAATCGTTAATGTCGCAATTCTGGGTATTATTGATGGATTTACATGTCGCGcacaataattgtaaaattattttagaacacctctgataaatatttttaaaagacttTAGTACATGAAAAACTCAGCGGTATATGAGTCTGGAGAGCTGGATTTGAGTCGTTTTCGACCTTTTTGCTTAATTCGTCGTAATCTATCCGCTAGGCTGTCACGGTCCAGTTTTATTAGAAATCATAGATAATCATGTTAATAACATAGAAATAATCGATATATTTCGTAATATAACTGACAAAAGTCATAaattaacgaaataaaatataatagttacaaatcaatttatatttgcatTCATTTTTtggattaaattgtatttttacaaattaaataaacaaatataatatgaaatacaagtattgtaacaaaatataatagatacTAAATATATACCTAAACTTCTAATATAAAACGTACAAAATTTAAGTTcgattactttttatattataagtataagaaAAGCAGCAGTTGTaagaatataatcataaataaaatgttctatTACTTAGCAAGTGAAATAACAAATCATAACTAAATTTTATGCTATTTACAGATATCTTTGGTAATGTATAATTGGTATTTATATAACTTGATTTGTTATCACGAATAAAACATATCTTTAGGAATATGTACTTTACCTAATTCGTTACAGTTATGcaaatatttcgtaataaatttgaaattgcaCTGACTAATATTGATGTTTATAGTATCATCTCTATGTGATCAACATTCACTTCTTAGTTAcgtgattatttatataagcatatCAAACTGTTGCTACaaacaaaatcataaattaatatttcttcataAAAATGCGTAAAATATTACAGTTTGGAATGTTGATctggaataaatatttattgtcagtTCAGCAAAAAATGAAATACACTAttagagaaatatataaaagtattgtatCTTAAGTTATTGTATTTACATTAGTTATTATGTTATCAAGAATGTAATTGTAACGTAACATTTATCAGATGATAAAGTAGTAAcgcatataataattttcctaATTTCGGAACTGTTGCTATATTTTCTTCTTCGTAGAAATCtgaaacagaataaaaaatatttggataTTTCTAGAAAGTGAGAATTATGAATTTCTGATTACAGAGCTTTAATGCAAACTCGCCGTAAATTTTAAATCCGCTTCATGCGCTAATTAGTCATCGTAACGAGATATGGGGGTTGAGTCTGAGATGAAAATGTCACCTTCGGTTTtgaactattaatttaaaattgaaaagtttttgcgaaaattataacaattatcgtAAAACTAAattctatttttgtattgtttttgtattaatcCTATATCAATTTTATGcgaattaattttttgtatacattaaaattattttgattaacgaAGCCTTAAAGTGCAGTAGTAAGTCGATGCGGTGACTAAACATGCGGTTTATTACTATCGATTTTTTACCCCTTGTTTCTATTTTACTTCgtaaatattacaaacgaaTTTTCAAGGTAAGGaaattgaataatttcaaaatataaccaacaccaatatattcaatttttatgaggaatataaagtaaaaacgcaactaatataatttttttttactgcaaATGAATAGTACGTTACCAAAATCTCTTATTTGTTCACCGAAAGCTACACCTTGGAATGTTGAACTGACTGCGTCATTCGTTTGAACAATTTGAGGTTGACCTGTAAAAAACAAAGTTAGTcgtatttcgttttaaattttgctttataattgACGTTGGAAAACCAACCTTTTTTTCTGATCGTTTGATTATCCAGTATAGATTTTTGCGTAGTTGTGAAAGCGGACGGGGGTGCtggtatttctaaaaataaacataaagttaAGTACGCAgtcaatttaaaatgaatttcgaGTTAAAAAGGAAGGTTGAGTACCATCGAGTTTGATGATGCCGTCCGTTTCGCCCAACGAGTTCTTCGCAATACATTTATAACTGCCGAAATCTTCTTTGGTAATATTGCGAATCTTGAGCATCATAAATTTGTTGTAGCCGCTATCCACGGGGAACGCTTCGTATTTGCCACCTACAATTTCCATttctacttaaatataaaacctgCGTACTTACTTATACATATTAGTGCAGTGAGCGTGTTTAATAGTTATGAGATAAATGGATTGTTAAGAAATAAATGGCGTGTGATCATGTAATAGGAGCTGGGATACGAATCTCGTAAAGGGGTCGTCTGTGGTCTTAAAAGGTGCATTCAAATTTACTGTCCTTAGATTTATTATACTGGGGAACATTTAAACCACAATGGCGCCAGGCTGGTTGGCTTGAAATTCACGCTGTCTGACATTCTTAAGACTATTGTTGAGAATAACATGAACTTTgtgtaattttatgtatgtgtataatgagaatttaattaattgcaatATTTGATAATGACatagaaaatatttgattaagtgGACGTTTAACGTTTGGAAGAGAATTAAAGTGTAGACTAgggatgtttaaaaaaacaagcgGAGTTTAGAGAAGTTAATTTCCCTTGCAAACGCAGAATACCGTCGCCGGTGTAAAGTGAAAAGTTTGCCGGCAGACATGCgcccaaaatatatatacttatataaatgcgTGAAGTTTAGGTAACAAATGTATGAatgaattaaacatttaattaattgaacattttatacgtaaaataatcttttttaagattttatgattactgatttttaattaatattgtttttgtggtaataatttttaatgtgctACTTTCGGTAAAGACTGACCCGTTGCTATCTTTATTTTCTCCATTGTAAGGTATCCTGTTAAGACTTTCGTCTCAATTACGCGaaacaacaaaacaaagatCGCAATCGCTAACACCTTAGGGAGTTGATTAATCCAACCCAACTTTACTAGTTTACTCTTAATGGGTTACAAAGGTCAGATAGCAATCACTCTTTGTGAAAATTGCTTTAGTGTCATTTCGAAAAAATCACAAGAAACTAGACTTCAATATTCGTTCCACAAAACAAAggttattttaaacaatgatCTAAGCAAGTAAACTTTACTGTTTGCATATTTGCCTTTTTAgtacttttaaacaattaaattatattgtgaaGAAACTTTGTTGAGGTGTTCTGCCTACGCCAGCGAATATCCAATAAAAACAAGAATTACTCTTTGTATATTTGTCCTCCAATATAAGCGTTGTATGTAGATCTTTATTGCATCCGTGCGAATCCGGATCGAggagtattttataaaatgccaataatatatatatccgatttaataataacaaagtcaGTACGCGTATTTCTTTCGTAAAATTTGACTGAATTTCCATTTTATATGCTTTCTTTGCCAAAGCTCGTACCGATCGTGCCGTAATGTACTTCCTCCGCTTCGACATAAACTATTTTCATTATCAGCTCATAAATCAATGATGAATTGCGTGGTATTATATTTGACAGAGACACATGTTATTTAAGCTGACATGATGAATGTATTGCTGTGGCAGTTCTATTGTGTTCCAACTTTCACCGATTAGAGTTACTGAAGTTTAGATTTAAATGTACTTATATAACTGCAGATGTGTTGATAACATATTGTACAAAGAATAAAGTGACTTCGTGTGAATTTCTCTAGTTGAAACACATGTTTCTAGTAGGTTTttagtgaaataattttattatactactgtaatatttttaaacttaaaatccttttttagttttattatataaataaataataatatttcgttgcttaaaattgtttgaaatcATTATCGTATAAATTATGTGAGTAATATTATAGTGAGCATCTTTTACATATGactgttttgtaattttatattaatttgatattttgagtatatgataaatatataatatatatataaaaaaaataaacagttacaATACTTTGTATCTGTTCATCTTTtatgttattacataaatattatgttggtaataaataacattatgtaaAGCAATAATGTCGTAAGATATACAAACAAATCTCACCGGAAATGATCATATCTCCGCGGTCTGTGGTCCAATAGTTGATGGAGGAGGGAAACGCCTCCGTGTGACATTCCAACGTCACGTCTTGGCCAATGTATGCCCCTTCCAATTGATTTGGAATTGAAAGCATCGGTGGAACTATTgtaggaataaaaaatataaatgtgcaTATAAAAGACTAgactaacatatatatattcagatttctatttttctatttaatcaattaaaggCTACATTGCTTACAccgaattgttatttattatctaataaaaaaatatttgttactgtatataaatcaatattttaaaatggcgGAAATGGTTTTTTCTGGACTCAAGCTtacttttatcaattttaataaacttacttcaatcaattttaataattaacaaagtaATTTATGATGATAATGTCCGCCAAGATTAGAGCGGCTTGGTGGATCAGTACGGCTTATCTATAATACTCACATTGAACCATAAGCATGATACGCTTGCTAATCGACGGAGGAACGCCGTTGGACGCTATACAGAGGTAGGCGCCCATGTGGAGACGTGACACCTTTGTTATAGTTAGAGTTTCGCCGTCAACTACACCCACTGtcatacaaaaagaaaatacatgttatatgatattttgactGAATCATATTTATAGACTAAATCTGAAATTTTGATTTCTAAAGTCAGTTGTTAGTTATGTAGTTTactgttacataaatatttaaaaaaatattgatttatatggTTGTCTGTGTAAATTGTACTTATAccttaagatatttatataataattttttaaatggattATTAAATGAACTGAGTTGGTCTAGTTAATTATTAATCGTTAAGATACTTAATAGCTATGTATAGCAATGAATGGGAAGGGTCTCACCAGAATCTCCATTATAGTTAAAATCCTGTCCATCCTCTCGTCTCCACATAACATACGGTTCGGGGTAGCCCGAAGCTTGACACACCAAGGTTACGTCCGTACCTTCCCTCACAACCATGTCCGTAGACGTCATATTGTCGATGATCGATGGCGGCACTGTAGATGTCGATAAGTAATTACTCGCTCATATTTCTGGGTCGCTACcactaatatttcataatataacttTCATATAGAATTACTTGTTAGGTGATAGTTGTGTTTGTACTatataaggtatttttaatttgctttgTATGTAGTTACtagattttagatttttatttattacataatcaaaATTCAGtgtcttgtgtgtgtgtgtgtttttttatttttttttataacttatataagcatagaatatatattacgatAGCAATTTCAGCGATTATATTCAAGTTTGTAAGGAAGACCGAGCCTGGCTTTCATTTCTTACTAGATTCATTGttcttttgatattaaaatgaatcttacttaattgaaataaaaagtctgggtttttacttttattagttgaaattttcaaaagaaatcaataaaaatattaattaatactcaATAAACATAGGAGTTAAAtacagaattttattaaaattagtaaatacttaagagctattttattttgtatttaaataaagcaatcTAAGTACATACCAACAACTTGCAGGTAGCCTTTCCTAGAGCGCATGGGATCGGTGTTGACTTGACACATGTACCAGCCGCGATCCACCTCCTGTACGTTCTTGATGTGCAGGTACCACGAGCGGTGATCGTTGTACGACAAACTGATGCGCGGATTCTGTGTTATTATATTGTGATGGATGCTCAAGATTGTTTGGGTGTCCATTCGAACCCATGCCACCTAATAACAACAACATTTGCATAGTTCAAAACAGtacttacttaatttttatttgtttttttttttccaaattataTAGAACTAGTTATCGGCCATGGTTTCGCCCATGTTTAGGGCGGGTAACCTAAGCgctatgtataaaaatagcCTAAGTCCTTCTTTGGGGTTCATTCTTGctccataccaaatttcatcaaaattcgttcagtggtttagccacGAAAGCGTAACAatcagacagagttactttcgcatttataatattagtataattaagtCGACAAGGTGCTATTAGGTATAACAATAAGTAAAAGAAGTCGCAATACGGTATAAGGTACGAGTCGTCTAGTGACAAAAAATACGTAACTTTGTTTACCTACGCAACACACAAACCTACACCTTAATTTAGTGCAGGTTAACCAGTTACATGTAAAGACAAATGAATTGATGTAGTGCCTAATGAACACGGATTCGTAGCCTAAAATACAACGGGTAAAGTGTTGCTAATAAATCACTCAACTGTTGGATATAGAatcatgtaaaattaaatgatagTTTATGCTCATAAACAAACATGGTTGAACAAACACGggcaaagatttaaaaaaagcatCATGCTAAAATGTTGTTGACGATTCAAATATATAACGTCAATATTTATACGATGTCCAACTGACCGAATTTTGCAACGGATATTCTCAAGGAAGACTTGCCAAGTGTGAAGAACATATAATGTAAAAGTCTACATTATATGCCCCTGGCACTATTATAATTTGACGGATCGGTGAATCCGACACGCACACGACAGGCCCAGGACCAACTTTTTTAAGTGTTTTCTGAGTCCTTTGAATGAAAGCACTTTTCGACTCCGAGATCCTACTGAAAATATCTCCATAGACAaactcaataatattttaataggctGGCTCGGATTTAAACCTAGGACTAAAAGCCTCTTGGCCAACGAGGTAACTAACGAGCTTATACTCGAATAATGTTTGTAGgtatcgattttttaaatatgtttgatgTGATACGAAATGTTTGAATAGAggtattaatatgataatatatcttACTACGGAAAGCTCATATATTAATTGCTTTCACATTAATTTGAGGCTATAAGTAGCTATATAGAATATGTTGCGCTTAATTTTAGAGCTAAGTTATTAATTCTTCTCCatcaatgataataatttgatataaaaacaattactttctataataatacaaaaaagaactttaatcatattttaaatattaaaataccttaAATCCTCTTAAGTTATCGACGACGCAAGCCAGTAAAGCATCCCTGCCAACTGTGACTGTGACGTTCGGGATTGGCT encodes the following:
- the LOC126772628 gene encoding neurotrimin-like isoform X1 produces the protein MTLFLHLYCVVWITLLTVYCSTTGQGLPNGLNVVSVAPIEVPNESMYPRFAEPIPNVTVTVGRDALLACVVDNLRGFKVAWVRMDTQTILSIHHNIITQNPRISLSYNDHRSWYLHIKNVQEVDRGWYMCQVNTDPMRSRKGYLQVVVPPSIIDNMTSTDMVVREGTDVTLVCQASGYPEPYVMWRREDGQDFNYNGDSVGVVDGETLTITKVSRLHMGAYLCIASNGVPPSISKRIMLMVQFPPMLSIPNQLEGAYIGQDVTLECHTEAFPSSINYWTTDRGDMIISEMEIVGGKYEAFPVDSGYNKFMMLKIRNITKEDFGSYKCIAKNSLGETDGIIKLDEIPAPPSAFTTTQKSILDNQTIRKKGQPQIVQTNDAVSSTFQGVAFGEQIRDFDFYEEENIATVPKLGKLLYALLLYHLINVTLQLHS
- the LOC126772628 gene encoding neurotrimin-like isoform X3 — translated: MTLFLHLYCVVWITLLTVYCSTTESMYPRFAEPIPNVTVTVGRDALLACVVDNLRGFKVAWVRMDTQTILSIHHNIITQNPRISLSYNDHRSWYLHIKNVQEVDRGWYMCQVNTDPMRSRKGYLQVVVPPSIIDNMTSTDMVVREGTDVTLVCQASGYPEPYVMWRREDGQDFNYNGDSVGVVDGETLTITKVSRLHMGAYLCIASNGVPPSISKRIMLMVQFPPMLSIPNQLEGAYIGQDVTLECHTEAFPSSINYWTTDRGDMIISEMEIVGGKYEAFPVDSGYNKFMMLKIRNITKEDFGSYKCIAKNSLGETDGIIKLDEIPAPPSAFTTTQKSILDNQTIRKKGQPQIVQTNDAVSSTFQGVAFGEQIRDFDFYEEENIATVPKLGKLLYALLLYHLINVTLQLHS
- the LOC126772628 gene encoding lachesin-like isoform X4; this encodes MYPRFAEPIPNVTVTVGRDALLACVVDNLRGFKVAWVRMDTQTILSIHHNIITQNPRISLSYNDHRSWYLHIKNVQEVDRGWYMCQVNTDPMRSRKGYLQVVVPPSIIDNMTSTDMVVREGTDVTLVCQASGYPEPYVMWRREDGQDFNYNGDSVGVVDGETLTITKVSRLHMGAYLCIASNGVPPSISKRIMLMVQFPPMLSIPNQLEGAYIGQDVTLECHTEAFPSSINYWTTDRGDMIISEMEIVGGKYEAFPVDSGYNKFMMLKIRNITKEDFGSYKCIAKNSLGETDGIIKLDEIPAPPSAFTTTQKSILDNQTIRKKGQPQIVQTNDAVSSTFQGVAFGEQIRDFDFYEEENIATVPKLGKLLYALLLYHLINVTLQLHS
- the LOC126772628 gene encoding lachesin-like isoform X2; amino-acid sequence: MTLFLHLYCVVWITLLTVYCSTTGQGLPNGLNVVSVAPIEVPNESMYPRFAEPIPNVTVTVGRDALLACVVDNLRGFKVAWVRMDTQTILSIHHNIITQNPRISLSYNDHRSWYLHIKNVQEVDRGWYMCQVNTDPMRSRKGYLQVVVPPSIIDNMTSTDMVVREGTDVTLVCQASGYPEPYVMWRREDGQDFNYNGDSVGVVDGETLTITKVSRLHMGAYLCIASNGVPPSISKRIMLMVQFPPMLSIPNQLEGAYIGQDVTLECHTEAFPSSINYWTTDRGDMIISGGKYEAFPVDSGYNKFMMLKIRNITKEDFGSYKCIAKNSLGETDGIIKLDEIPAPPSAFTTTQKSILDNQTIRKKGQPQIVQTNDAVSSTFQGVAFGEQIRDFDFYEEENIATVPKLGKLLYALLLYHLINVTLQLHS